The stretch of DNA TGTTAGAAAGCAAAAGGCTGCAATATCTTATAGATATTGCAGCCTTTTGTTAAGGGGTTTAAACATGTTTAGTATTATTGCTGAGTCATTTCTAAAATGCTGTTTGGATGTTAAACTTCCATGATTATTGGCAGAATCATTGGCCGGCGACCGGTTTTTTCGTAAAGATACTTGCCCAAGGCTTCGCGGATTTGAGTCTTTATGGTAGCCCAATCAGTAATTTTACCGTTCTCGAATTTCTCTAAGGCCTGTTTTACTCGACCCTGAGCTTCATTCATTAGAGTCTCGGATTCTCTAATATAGACAAAGCCTCTTGATACCAAATCAGGCCCGGCAAGGACATGGCCGCGTTGCTTGTCAAGTGTAACCACGACAATTAAAACGCCTTCTTTAGAGAGCTGTTGCCGGTCTCTAATAACAATGTTGCCGACATCGCCGACGCCAAGACCGTCAACAAAGACGCGTCCGGCAGTCACCTTGCCGGCAACCCGGCCAGTCTCAGCTGTGAATTCAAAGACGTTGCCGTTTTCACCGATGAAGATATTCTCGCGCGGGATACCCAATGTTTCGGCAATTCTCCCATGCTGCTTAAGCATCCGGTATTCGCCATGGACGGGGATAAAGAATTTAGGACGTACCAGATTGAGAATGAGCTTGACCTCCTCCTTGCTGGCATGACCTGATACATGGATACCTGAGGATTTTTCATACACGACATGGGCGCCTAGTCTAAGCAGACTGTCAATAGTCCTTCCGACCGACTTTTCATTGCCGGGAATAGGGGTGGCTGAAATTACCACTGTATCTTCAGGGTAGATAGCTACAGTTCGATGGTTGCTTGTTGCCATCCGGCTGAGGCCCGACATGGGCTCACCTTGGCTGCCGGTTGTGAGAATCAGTAGTCTATTACTAGGATAACGATTGATTTCCTCAGCATCAATGAGCGTCCCTTCCGGAACATCCAGGTAGCCTAAGTCCATTGCAATGGAAACGACATTTATCATACTGCGGCCAAAGATGGCGACTTTGCGGCCATATTTAACGGCTGAATTAATAGCTTGCTGGACGCGCAGCACATTTGAGGCAAAAGTCGCCATTATAATCCGGCCTTTAGCAGCCC from Veillonellaceae bacterium encodes:
- a CDS encoding ribonuclease J; the encoded protein is MDQKDKLQIIPLGGLGEIGKNMTVFRYGDDIIVLDAGLAFPEDDLLGIDLVIPDITYLLENMDKVRAVVLTHGHEDHIGSLSYLLKKINVPVYGARLSLGLVESRLKENNVANYELIPVNPGDQIDIGNLKVGFIRVSHSIPDAMAIYFKTPVGTVIHTGDFKIDQTPVDGKMIDIHKFAELGDQGVLVLLSDSTNAERPGFTESERTVGVALDDAFRAAKGRIIMATFASNVLRVQQAINSAVKYGRKVAIFGRSMINVVSIAMDLGYLDVPEGTLIDAEEINRYPSNRLLILTTGSQGEPMSGLSRMATSNHRTVAIYPEDTVVISATPIPGNEKSVGRTIDSLLRLGAHVVYEKSSGIHVSGHASKEEVKLILNLVRPKFFIPVHGEYRMLKQHGRIAETLGIPRENIFIGENGNVFEFTAETGRVAGKVTAGRVFVDGLGVGDVGNIVIRDRQQLSKEGVLIVVVTLDKQRGHVLAGPDLVSRGFVYIRESETLMNEAQGRVKQALEKFENGKITDWATIKTQIREALGKYLYEKTGRRPMILPIIMEV